A genomic stretch from Flavobacterium humidisoli includes:
- a CDS encoding GH92 family glycosyl hydrolase: MRKITLLSLTVILTASCKINVDKNQHKQSFATNYVDPFIGTGGHGHTYPGATVPFGMLQVSPDNGVSSWDWCSGYHYSDSIVSGFSHLHLSGTGIGDLADILFMPTNKKLDLTAKAASRDFLPYKSKYNHVNEKAIPGYYQVFLEDPKINVELTSTQRTAFHKYTYNNNDTQSVVVDLGFAINWDKAVKTSITIEDANTISGYRYSTGWAKNQKVFFVAKFSKPITESIITADKKVVNAKNAEGENTALQLFFDPKNSKELGVKVALSSVSIANAKDNLDKDQEFEKVKTDASAVWNKALSKISVETPVDSLKTIFYTALYHAQVAPVTYSDKNGQFRTEDDKIVTSKNYTAYSTLSLWDTFRAENPLLTILDPDRVSDMVNSMLAYYETKKILPVWTLYANETNTMTGYHSIPVIVDAYMKGIKGFDAEKAFEAMKATMMQDERGLNFYKKYGYIPYNLLDESVTITLEYAYDDWCVAQMAKALGKTTDYEFFSKRAKAYEYLFDAKSGFMRGKSEDGKSWNEPFDPKHSNHREHTDYTEGNAWQHSWFVPHNVDEFITLHGGNAVFTKRLEQLFTESSEITGNNVSADISGLIGQYAHGNEPSHHIAYMFNHAGQPWRTQYWVRHILDTQYNTTANGLSGNEDCGQMSAWYVFSSMGLYPMNPASGEYEIGSPIFEKSTLDLPNGKTFVIEAENVSNKNFYIQSATLNGKAFNKTAISHQEMLQGGVLHFVMGAQPNKNWGLN; the protein is encoded by the coding sequence ATGAGGAAAATTACTCTGCTTTCTCTGACGGTAATTTTAACTGCAAGTTGCAAAATAAATGTAGATAAAAATCAACATAAGCAAAGTTTTGCAACAAATTATGTAGATCCTTTTATAGGTACAGGAGGGCACGGACATACATATCCGGGCGCAACAGTTCCGTTTGGGATGCTGCAAGTGAGTCCAGATAATGGGGTTTCTAGCTGGGACTGGTGCTCAGGCTATCATTATTCTGACTCGATAGTTTCTGGATTTAGTCATTTACATTTAAGCGGGACAGGAATCGGTGATTTGGCAGATATTTTATTTATGCCGACAAACAAAAAGTTAGACTTAACCGCCAAAGCCGCTTCACGCGATTTCTTACCGTATAAATCAAAATATAATCATGTTAACGAAAAAGCAATACCGGGTTATTACCAAGTTTTTCTTGAAGATCCTAAAATCAATGTAGAATTAACGTCTACGCAAAGAACCGCATTTCATAAGTACACCTATAATAATAACGATACGCAATCTGTTGTGGTCGATTTAGGTTTTGCTATTAATTGGGACAAAGCGGTAAAAACTTCTATTACAATTGAAGATGCCAATACCATCAGCGGTTACCGCTACAGTACGGGCTGGGCAAAAAATCAGAAAGTATTTTTTGTGGCTAAATTTTCAAAACCAATCACAGAATCTATTATTACGGCTGACAAAAAAGTAGTTAATGCTAAAAATGCAGAAGGTGAAAATACAGCCTTACAATTATTCTTCGATCCTAAAAATTCTAAAGAATTAGGAGTAAAAGTGGCGCTTTCTTCAGTTAGTATAGCTAATGCGAAAGATAATTTAGATAAAGATCAGGAATTTGAAAAAGTAAAAACAGATGCTTCTGCAGTTTGGAACAAAGCGTTAAGCAAAATTTCTGTAGAAACTCCAGTTGATTCTTTAAAAACTATTTTCTACACCGCTTTGTATCACGCTCAAGTTGCGCCTGTAACGTACAGCGATAAAAACGGACAGTTTAGAACTGAAGATGACAAAATTGTAACTTCAAAAAATTATACCGCTTATTCTACTTTATCGCTTTGGGATACATTTAGAGCCGAAAATCCATTACTTACAATTCTAGATCCAGACAGAGTTTCAGATATGGTTAACTCAATGTTAGCGTATTATGAAACCAAAAAAATATTGCCAGTTTGGACTTTATATGCTAATGAAACCAACACGATGACAGGATATCATTCGATTCCGGTTATTGTTGATGCTTATATGAAAGGTATTAAAGGTTTTGATGCCGAAAAAGCTTTTGAAGCAATGAAAGCAACGATGATGCAGGATGAACGTGGATTAAATTTCTACAAAAAATACGGTTACATTCCTTATAATTTATTAGACGAATCGGTTACCATTACTTTAGAATATGCTTATGATGATTGGTGTGTGGCGCAAATGGCGAAAGCTTTAGGAAAAACAACTGATTATGAGTTTTTCTCCAAACGTGCAAAAGCTTACGAATATTTATTTGATGCGAAATCTGGTTTCATGAGAGGAAAATCGGAAGATGGAAAATCTTGGAACGAACCTTTCGACCCTAAACATTCAAATCACAGAGAACATACAGATTATACAGAAGGAAATGCATGGCAACACAGCTGGTTTGTACCTCATAATGTTGACGAATTTATTACGCTTCACGGAGGAAATGCTGTATTTACAAAACGTCTAGAACAGCTGTTTACAGAAAGTTCTGAGATTACAGGAAACAATGTTTCTGCTGATATTTCTGGTTTGATCGGGCAGTATGCGCACGGAAACGAGCCAAGTCACCACATTGCTTATATGTTTAATCACGCAGGTCAGCCTTGGAGAACGCAATATTGGGTGCGCCATATTTTGGACACACAATATAATACGACTGCAAATGGTCTAAGCGGAAACGAAGATTGCGGCCAAATGTCAGCTTGGTATGTATTCAGCTCAATGGGATTGTATCCAATGAATCCAGCTTCTGGTGAATACGAAATTGGAAGTCCGATTTTTGAAAAATCAACTTTAGATCTTCCAAACGGAAAAACTTTTGTAATTGAAGCAGAGAATGTTTCCAACAAAAATTTCTATATCCAATCGGCTACTTTAAACGGAAAAGCATTTAATAAAACAGCAATCTCTCACCAAGAAATGCTGCAAGGCGGTGTGCTTCATTTTGTAATGGGAGCACAGCCAAACAAAAACTGGGGTCTGAACTAA